From the Acidicapsa ligni genome, one window contains:
- a CDS encoding HEAT repeat domain-containing protein, with protein MSTQAEIDELFKQTLEGDYDDEDDEGGPWEAISELQAIASREVFDKAVQWCRNNKPAKRRRGVDILAQLGKTEDHPDVVFADETYDVVVGVLEDELDLEVIDSCLVALGHLGNPAAVPLILEQRGNSDPDVRFAVAFGLSCFADHPDAVRVLLQLMEDPDPDIRDWATFGLGVQGNADTPEIRKALIERLDDGNPDTREEAVAGLGKRKELRVLPDLIELLQQEEVSYGVVEAACNLLDLPEINEEWGADEYIEALSERYAKELERYS; from the coding sequence ATGAGCACACAGGCAGAGATAGACGAGCTTTTTAAACAGACGCTCGAAGGCGATTACGACGACGAGGACGACGAAGGTGGTCCGTGGGAAGCCATCAGCGAGCTGCAGGCAATCGCCAGCCGAGAGGTTTTCGACAAGGCAGTGCAGTGGTGCCGCAACAACAAGCCCGCGAAGCGACGGCGGGGCGTGGATATTCTCGCTCAGCTTGGCAAGACGGAAGATCATCCGGATGTTGTCTTTGCAGATGAGACGTATGACGTTGTCGTGGGCGTTCTTGAGGACGAGCTGGACCTGGAGGTTATCGACTCCTGCCTGGTTGCGCTTGGCCATCTTGGCAACCCGGCGGCGGTGCCGCTCATTCTGGAACAACGGGGCAACTCCGACCCGGATGTACGTTTTGCCGTGGCCTTTGGGCTTAGCTGTTTTGCCGACCATCCGGACGCGGTTCGCGTGCTGTTGCAGCTCATGGAAGATCCCGATCCGGATATCCGCGATTGGGCTACCTTTGGCCTTGGGGTGCAGGGCAATGCCGATACACCGGAGATTCGCAAGGCCCTGATTGAGCGCCTTGACGACGGCAATCCGGACACGCGCGAAGAGGCTGTGGCTGGACTGGGCAAGCGCAAGGAACTACGCGTGCTGCCCGATCTGATTGAGCTGCTGCAGCAGGAGGAAGTTTCCTACGGCGTGGTTGAGGCTGCATGCAATCTGCTCGATCTGCCTGAGATCAATGAGGAGTGGGGCGCTGACGAATACATCGAGGCTCTCTCCGAACGCTACGCAAAAGAACTGGAACGCTATAGTTAG
- the lpxA gene encoding acyl-ACP--UDP-N-acetylglucosamine O-acyltransferase has translation MSIHPSAVIAAGAVVPESCTVGPFCTIGPDVVLGEDCNLISHVVIDGHTGLGARNTVHAFTSIGVSPQDLKYQGEPTETTIGDDNTIRECVTVSRGTTKGGGVTTIGSGCLIMAYVHIGHDSHVGSNCILANAATLAGHVIVEDYATVGAFSPVHQFCTVGAHAYIGGGTIVTQDVLPYSLTSSRRENKAFGINKVGLSRRGFSPERLQLLQKAYRLLLAAKLNTSSALEKLKELEQLPEIEISSREDLGYLISFIERSQRGVIK, from the coding sequence GTGAGCATTCATCCAAGCGCGGTTATCGCTGCGGGGGCGGTTGTGCCGGAGTCCTGCACAGTGGGGCCTTTTTGCACCATCGGGCCGGACGTTGTGCTGGGAGAGGACTGCAATCTGATCTCGCACGTGGTGATCGATGGTCATACAGGGCTTGGCGCGCGGAACACCGTTCATGCGTTCACGTCGATTGGGGTTTCGCCCCAGGATTTGAAGTACCAGGGCGAGCCTACCGAAACGACGATCGGGGACGACAATACGATTCGCGAATGTGTCACGGTCTCGCGCGGGACGACCAAGGGCGGGGGCGTTACGACGATTGGCTCGGGATGCCTGATTATGGCTTACGTTCACATTGGGCATGACAGTCATGTGGGGAGCAATTGCATTCTGGCGAATGCGGCTACGCTGGCCGGGCATGTGATCGTCGAGGACTATGCGACCGTGGGTGCGTTCAGCCCGGTGCATCAGTTCTGCACGGTGGGCGCACATGCGTATATTGGCGGCGGAACGATTGTTACGCAGGATGTGCTGCCTTATTCGCTGACTTCATCGAGGCGCGAGAACAAGGCTTTCGGGATTAACAAGGTTGGTCTTTCGCGGCGGGGGTTTTCTCCGGAGCGGTTGCAACTGCTGCAGAAAGCCTATCGTTTGCTGCTTGCAGCGAAGCTGAATACCAGCAGCGCCCTGGAAAAGCTTAAAGAGCTGGAGCAGTTGCCGGAGATAGAAATCAGCTCGCGCGAGGATCTCGGATACCTGATTTCGTTTATCGAGCGCAGTCAGCGCGGAGTGATCAAGTAG
- a CDS encoding SDR family NAD(P)-dependent oxidoreductase yields MHGVSLDLNNKVALITGGSRGIGAETVRLFAAAGARVAFNYRSARERAEAVSEANGGPGRCVAFEQELSTPAHGRALVESTVAAFDRLDILVVNHGIWPPHDAPIAEMAESQWRETLAVNLDSVFGLVQAAVRQMQGQGKAGSGATGARGHIVLISSTAGQRGEANHADYAVTKGALISLTKSLSSELAPSGILVNCVAPGWVATEMSAATLNHPEAGPKAASGIPLGRAATVNEIAGPVLFLCTPLAGFISGEVLNVNGGAVLVG; encoded by the coding sequence ATGCATGGTGTTTCCCTCGATCTCAATAACAAAGTAGCGTTGATTACAGGCGGCTCGCGAGGAATTGGCGCGGAGACGGTGCGGCTGTTTGCCGCAGCCGGAGCGCGTGTGGCTTTCAATTACCGCAGCGCACGCGAGCGGGCTGAAGCCGTGTCGGAAGCGAATGGCGGACCAGGGCGCTGCGTGGCTTTTGAGCAGGAGCTGAGCACTCCGGCGCATGGCCGGGCGCTGGTGGAGTCTACGGTTGCAGCCTTTGACCGGCTGGATATTCTGGTGGTGAATCATGGCATCTGGCCGCCTCACGATGCTCCGATTGCCGAGATGGCGGAGAGCCAATGGAGAGAGACGCTGGCGGTGAATCTGGACTCCGTTTTTGGGCTGGTGCAGGCGGCGGTGCGACAGATGCAAGGGCAGGGCAAGGCTGGGTCCGGTGCGACGGGTGCGAGGGGACACATCGTGCTGATCAGCTCCACAGCCGGGCAGCGCGGTGAGGCGAACCATGCGGATTATGCAGTGACCAAAGGGGCATTGATCAGTCTGACAAAGAGCCTGTCGAGCGAGTTGGCGCCTTCTGGAATTCTGGTGAATTGCGTGGCTCCGGGGTGGGTTGCTACGGAGATGTCGGCGGCTACGTTGAACCATCCTGAAGCTGGGCCAAAGGCGGCCTCGGGGATTCCGCTTGGCCGCGCGGCGACGGTGAATGAGATTGCGGGACCGGTGCTGTTTTTGTGTACTCCGCTGGCGGGGTTTATCAGTGGTGAGGTACTGAATGTCAATGGTGGGGCTGTGCTCGTAGGATAG
- a CDS encoding histone H1-like repetitive region-containing protein gives MAEVIRMYASSDFDDNAAPTEVNPAQEIELEDEEEESVQSSVIEIIEAIVVEEPIAVLVSAPAPAKKAPAKKAVAKKAPAKKSAATKAPAKKAAAKKAVAKKAPAKKAVAKKAPAKKAAPVKKTAAKKIVAKKATKKSAAKTSSTGARSGGKVAVKKAAVGKSTSKPTKRGTTLAVKKAAKKAVKAPAKKAVAKKAPAKKAVAKKAVAKKAVAKKAPAKKAVAKKAPAKKAVAKKAPAKKAVAKKAAAK, from the coding sequence ATGGCAGAAGTGATCCGGATGTACGCAAGCAGTGACTTCGACGACAACGCAGCACCAACCGAAGTAAACCCCGCGCAGGAAATCGAACTCGAAGACGAAGAAGAAGAAAGCGTCCAGAGCAGCGTAATAGAAATCATCGAAGCGATCGTGGTTGAAGAGCCGATTGCCGTTCTCGTGTCGGCTCCGGCGCCGGCGAAAAAAGCTCCGGCGAAGAAGGCAGTTGCGAAAAAGGCTCCTGCAAAGAAGTCCGCAGCCACAAAAGCACCGGCGAAAAAAGCAGCGGCTAAAAAGGCTGTTGCGAAGAAAGCCCCAGCCAAGAAAGCCGTTGCCAAAAAGGCTCCGGCCAAGAAGGCTGCTCCGGTCAAGAAGACCGCAGCCAAAAAGATTGTGGCGAAAAAGGCCACGAAGAAGTCTGCCGCAAAGACGAGCAGTACTGGTGCCAGGAGCGGCGGCAAGGTCGCAGTGAAAAAAGCTGCGGTCGGCAAGAGCACCAGCAAACCAACGAAGAGAGGTACAACTTTGGCAGTCAAGAAAGCAGCAAAGAAGGCAGTAAAGGCGCCGGCGAAAAAGGCCGTTGCGAAGAAGGCTCCGGCTAAGAAGGCAGTTGCAAAGAAGGCCGTAGCGAAGAAGGCTGTAGCCAAGAAGGCACCGGCGAAGAAGGCCGTTGCAAAGAAGGCTCCCGCGAAGAAGGCAGTTGCGAAGAAGGCTCCTGCAAAGAAGGCCGTTGCCAAGAAGGCAGCAGCAAAGTAA
- a CDS encoding putative bifunctional diguanylate cyclase/phosphodiesterase — MKPVTQQTLGEEFFFQSLEYGFHHDLITSLPNYVSFRKSLKQMLGNAAAAGQEIAVLWIDVLNLRREYSIGGDEGAERLIRTVADSLRPWVNGGELISRYSDQCFVIALRSDDRIEARLNWIVEEASHLHIRGSEGKPEIAAGVAFFPEDANSSEDLIRFASVAAVSAAGTRGRYAVPFQPEMNVALLQERSLEKDLRIALHEHQLTLVYQPQIDLRTGDILGVEGLTRWDHPTRGPVSPTQFIPVAERSNLIHEIFAHSLRRLLIDAASWRAAGVTMPSVAVNASAANVRQEDFVSIVERELAANPLGHNTQLDIEMTESLLMDDEDLFSERLKGLRAIGVNVSLDDFGTRYTGFNALKGLPLNTMKIDKCFVHGVDRSAQAQSLCQTIVVMARQLNLKTIAEGVEDFGELRALREIGCNAGQGYLFQKPVPSDQLLRFVHEWPERKKQGKFACEFLDVDVNLQNAPNTFSGIV; from the coding sequence ATGAAACCGGTAACACAACAGACGCTCGGAGAGGAATTTTTCTTCCAGTCGCTCGAGTATGGTTTTCACCATGATCTGATCACAAGCCTGCCGAACTACGTCTCGTTTCGAAAGTCGTTGAAGCAGATGCTGGGCAATGCGGCGGCGGCGGGGCAGGAGATCGCTGTGCTGTGGATCGACGTGCTGAACCTGCGACGTGAGTATTCCATTGGGGGCGATGAGGGAGCGGAGCGTCTGATCCGCACGGTAGCTGATTCGTTGCGTCCGTGGGTGAATGGCGGAGAGCTCATCAGCAGGTACAGCGACCAATGTTTTGTAATCGCACTTAGAAGCGACGATCGTATTGAAGCGCGGCTGAATTGGATTGTTGAAGAGGCTTCGCATCTGCATATACGCGGTTCTGAAGGGAAGCCGGAGATCGCTGCCGGAGTGGCTTTCTTTCCCGAGGATGCGAATTCGTCTGAGGATCTGATTCGTTTTGCAAGTGTGGCTGCAGTCTCTGCCGCTGGAACGCGAGGCCGCTACGCAGTGCCGTTTCAACCAGAGATGAATGTTGCCCTGCTACAGGAACGAAGCCTCGAAAAGGATCTTCGCATTGCCTTGCATGAGCATCAACTCACGCTGGTGTATCAGCCTCAGATCGATCTTAGGACCGGAGATATTTTGGGCGTGGAGGGACTGACGCGGTGGGATCATCCGACACGCGGACCTGTCTCACCGACGCAGTTTATTCCGGTTGCGGAGCGATCGAATCTCATTCATGAAATCTTTGCGCATTCTCTGCGACGCCTGCTGATCGATGCTGCGAGCTGGCGAGCTGCCGGAGTGACGATGCCTTCTGTGGCGGTGAATGCTTCGGCTGCAAACGTACGCCAGGAAGACTTTGTATCGATTGTCGAGCGGGAGCTGGCCGCGAATCCGTTGGGGCACAATACGCAGTTGGACATCGAGATGACTGAATCTCTTTTGATGGACGATGAAGACTTGTTCAGCGAACGGCTCAAGGGATTGCGAGCTATTGGAGTCAATGTATCTCTGGATGACTTTGGCACGCGTTACACGGGCTTTAACGCGCTCAAGGGACTGCCGCTGAACACGATGAAGATCGATAAGTGTTTTGTACACGGGGTGGATCGCTCTGCGCAGGCGCAGTCGCTATGCCAGACGATTGTGGTGATGGCCAGGCAGTTGAACCTGAAGACGATTGCCGAGGGGGTTGAAGATTTTGGGGAGCTTCGTGCATTGCGAGAGATCGGCTGCAATGCCGGGCAGGGTTACCTGTTTCAGAAGCCTGTTCCTTCGGATCAGCTTTTGCGGTTTGTGCATGAGTGGCCGGAGCGTAAAAAGCAGGGCAAGTTTGCATGTGAGTTTCTCGATGTGGACGTGAATCTGCAGAATGCACCCAACACTTTTTCCGGCATCGTTTAG
- a CDS encoding transglycosylase SLT domain-containing protein, with protein MGIAQTRIFGRTAHMPSASTVSLLLALGVLVLGLSGCPATPTTAQPSTGGAQAAAPALQQPAPQPASRPAGPAAVLTPAQQHTQQLIARVEQSFQSGQTHYRQGQLVQAKKDFDTAVDSMLASGLDIKADPQLDDEFNRILDAVNALEMDALKRGNGFAPAIEPTPADVANDVTFEVDPNLVAKAKAELVTTKSDIPLVINDYVASYINFFANTQKGHNTLKHSLQRSGRYKAMIQRVMAEEGVPQDLIYLAVAESAFQPQVVNHSSGAGGMWQFMPHDKYYGLASNAYVDERFDPEKSTHATAKYMKFIYNQLGDWYLAMAGYNWGTGRVQQAVQKTGYADFWELYKRNNLPAQTKDYVPEIIAAIIISKNPTQYGFDDVQLDPPITYDTVKINYSVDLRLVADIVGSDPQELALLNPSLLRLATPPPSLLESPFDLHVPSGTAAIYEQRISEIPEDRRAQWRYHRVSSEDTLASIARTFHVSADQLATVNQLHADDSLDGVEALVIPVPLPSAPAARTDVYRARRGDTLVTIADRFGVSLEDLRRWNHGIGASVAAGQRIRVTEPVHLAPHSRDRNHRSTQGAKQSIPAHGKASKYGGAEQSSGKQAANKKENYSIKKTVAKSSNKTQSASEAHKQGDSKKGSKTPKSTKKKNIQK; from the coding sequence ATGGGTATCGCTCAAACGCGCATTTTCGGTCGCACAGCACACATGCCCTCGGCATCCACAGTGTCGTTGCTGCTCGCTCTTGGAGTGCTTGTTCTTGGCCTGTCCGGCTGCCCGGCAACGCCGACCACGGCTCAACCCTCCACTGGTGGAGCACAAGCCGCTGCCCCGGCGCTGCAACAGCCTGCTCCGCAGCCAGCATCCAGGCCTGCCGGCCCCGCAGCAGTGCTCACGCCAGCGCAGCAGCATACGCAGCAGTTGATCGCCAGGGTAGAGCAGTCGTTTCAAAGCGGCCAGACGCACTACCGTCAGGGGCAGCTGGTACAGGCTAAGAAAGACTTCGACACCGCCGTGGACTCCATGCTCGCCAGCGGCCTCGACATCAAGGCAGACCCTCAACTCGATGACGAATTCAATCGCATCCTCGACGCCGTTAACGCTCTCGAGATGGACGCCCTGAAGCGCGGCAACGGCTTCGCTCCGGCAATCGAACCCACACCCGCCGACGTGGCCAACGATGTCACTTTTGAAGTAGACCCCAACCTCGTCGCCAAGGCCAAGGCTGAGCTCGTCACCACCAAATCCGACATCCCGCTCGTGATCAACGACTATGTCGCCAGCTACATCAACTTTTTCGCCAATACGCAAAAGGGCCACAATACGCTGAAGCATTCCCTCCAGCGTTCGGGCCGCTACAAGGCGATGATCCAGCGCGTCATGGCTGAAGAGGGCGTTCCGCAGGATCTCATTTATCTGGCTGTTGCCGAATCCGCCTTTCAGCCGCAGGTCGTCAATCACAGCTCAGGCGCCGGCGGCATGTGGCAGTTCATGCCTCACGACAAGTATTACGGGCTGGCCAGCAACGCCTATGTGGACGAGCGCTTCGACCCCGAGAAGTCCACCCACGCCACGGCCAAATATATGAAATTCATCTACAACCAGTTGGGGGATTGGTACCTGGCAATGGCCGGCTACAACTGGGGCACAGGCCGCGTGCAGCAGGCCGTGCAAAAGACCGGCTATGCCGATTTTTGGGAGCTCTACAAACGCAATAATCTTCCCGCGCAAACCAAGGATTACGTGCCGGAAATTATCGCGGCCATCATCATCTCTAAAAATCCCACGCAGTACGGATTCGATGACGTACAGCTTGATCCGCCGATCACCTACGACACGGTCAAAATCAATTACTCCGTCGATCTGCGATTGGTAGCCGACATTGTCGGCTCGGATCCACAAGAGCTGGCTCTACTCAATCCAAGCCTGCTGCGGCTCGCCACGCCCCCTCCATCGCTGCTCGAGTCGCCCTTCGATCTCCACGTTCCTTCTGGAACCGCAGCGATCTATGAGCAGCGCATCTCCGAGATCCCGGAAGATCGCCGCGCGCAATGGCGCTACCATCGCGTGTCCAGCGAAGACACACTCGCCAGCATCGCCCGCACCTTCCACGTCAGTGCAGACCAGTTGGCGACGGTCAATCAACTCCACGCCGACGATTCACTCGATGGCGTCGAAGCGCTCGTGATTCCTGTTCCTCTTCCTTCAGCACCTGCCGCTCGCACCGATGTTTACAGGGCGCGCAGAGGCGATACGCTGGTCACCATAGCCGACCGCTTCGGTGTTTCGCTCGAAGATTTGCGTCGTTGGAATCACGGCATCGGAGCGAGTGTAGCCGCAGGCCAGCGCATTCGCGTCACCGAACCCGTACACCTCGCGCCGCATTCGCGCGATCGTAATCACCGCTCTACGCAAGGCGCTAAGCAGAGCATTCCAGCTCACGGCAAAGCCTCAAAGTATGGTGGCGCAGAGCAGTCTTCAGGCAAGCAAGCAGCAAATAAGAAAGAAAATTATTCAATAAAGAAGACAGTCGCAAAGTCCTCGAACAAGACGCAAAGTGCGTCAGAGGCGCATAAACAGGGCGATTCCAAAAAGGGCAGCAAAACTCCCAAAAGTACAAAGAAGAAAAATATACAGAAGTAG
- a CDS encoding alcohol dehydrogenase, with amino-acid sequence MPNVTGRAFQVTAAGGPFELIQRVFPEPGPGHVRIRVQACGVCHSDTVTKFGAFPGISYPRVPGHEVAGVIDEIGADVPVFKIGQRVGLGWHGGHCNYCNPCRRGDFILCENQQIAGVSYDGGYADYVIAPANALAKVPDDLADVDAAPLMCAGITTFNSLRKSGARPGDLVAVLGIGGLGHLGVQFAAKSGFPTVAIARGEDKASLAKELGAHIYIDSTTQNPAEELQKLGGAVVILSTLTDAPSLAAAVGGLATNGELLIVGIPLKPFEVSAVPLVLGRRRIQGFPSGTGMDSEDTLNFSALTGVRPKIETYSLDKAPEAFDRMMSGKARFRVVLTTGA; translated from the coding sequence ATGCCTAACGTTACTGGCCGTGCTTTCCAGGTGACCGCAGCGGGCGGTCCTTTCGAACTTATTCAGCGAGTCTTTCCTGAACCGGGCCCTGGCCATGTACGCATTCGCGTACAAGCCTGTGGAGTCTGTCATAGCGATACTGTGACCAAGTTTGGCGCTTTTCCTGGAATCTCTTATCCGCGTGTGCCGGGGCATGAAGTTGCCGGTGTGATCGATGAGATCGGAGCGGACGTACCAGTCTTCAAGATCGGGCAACGGGTGGGCCTGGGCTGGCATGGTGGGCACTGCAACTATTGCAATCCCTGCCGTCGCGGCGATTTCATCCTCTGCGAGAACCAGCAGATTGCCGGCGTTTCCTACGATGGCGGATATGCAGACTACGTGATTGCTCCGGCGAACGCGTTGGCGAAGGTTCCTGACGATCTTGCGGATGTCGATGCCGCGCCGCTGATGTGCGCTGGAATTACGACATTCAACTCTCTGCGCAAGAGTGGAGCGCGCCCCGGAGATCTTGTTGCGGTATTGGGAATTGGCGGACTGGGACATCTTGGCGTGCAGTTTGCCGCTAAATCGGGTTTTCCTACGGTGGCTATCGCGCGCGGAGAAGACAAGGCTTCGCTGGCAAAGGAGCTGGGGGCGCATATCTACATCGACAGCACAACTCAGAATCCTGCGGAAGAGTTGCAGAAATTGGGTGGGGCGGTCGTGATTCTCTCGACGCTGACGGATGCGCCTTCTCTGGCTGCCGCAGTGGGTGGGCTGGCAACGAATGGCGAGCTGCTGATTGTGGGGATTCCGTTGAAGCCGTTTGAAGTTTCTGCTGTGCCGCTGGTACTGGGGCGTCGGCGTATCCAGGGATTTCCATCGGGCACGGGCATGGACTCAGAAGATACGCTCAATTTCAGCGCGCTCACGGGGGTAAGGCCGAAGATCGAGACTTATTCGCTGGATAAGGCTCCTGAGGCTTTTGACCGCATGATGAGCGGCAAAGCGCGGTTCCGCGTGGTTCTTACAACCGGGGCGTAA
- a CDS encoding peroxiredoxin produces MKKFALLSLSAALLLSAAVLPAHAGDALQAGTTAPGFTLPSQDNTPISLAEYKGKWVVLYFYPKDFTGGCTLEAHNFQRDLDKFKAANAVVLGVSLDTTESHKGFCTKESLTFKLLADPTHKVVDAYGVPVKTFENPKTHEPVTIALRQTFLIDPSGKVVKTWPNVDDDLKNHSTNVLAAIEAGGK; encoded by the coding sequence ATGAAGAAATTCGCACTGCTTTCGCTTTCCGCGGCACTGTTGTTGTCTGCTGCCGTTCTACCAGCCCATGCTGGTGATGCTTTGCAAGCCGGGACTACCGCGCCGGGCTTTACGCTGCCCTCGCAGGACAATACGCCCATCAGCCTCGCTGAGTACAAGGGCAAGTGGGTCGTACTGTACTTTTACCCGAAGGATTTCACTGGCGGCTGCACACTTGAGGCGCATAACTTCCAGCGCGATCTGGACAAGTTCAAGGCCGCGAATGCGGTGGTTCTTGGCGTGAGCCTGGATACGACCGAGAGCCACAAGGGCTTTTGCACCAAGGAGAGCCTGACCTTTAAACTGCTCGCCGACCCGACGCACAAGGTTGTGGATGCTTACGGCGTGCCGGTAAAGACATTTGAAAATCCGAAGACGCATGAGCCGGTCACGATTGCTTTGCGGCAGACCTTTCTGATCGATCCTTCGGGCAAGGTAGTCAAGACATGGCCGAATGTCGACGACGATCTGAAGAACCACAGCACGAATGTACTTGCAGCTATCGAGGCGGGCGGAAAGTAA
- a CDS encoding MmcQ/YjbR family DNA-binding protein — MMDNERVRAFCMGLPHVTETVNWGHHLVYWVGDKAIGGKMFAMTNLDGIGTGVLWFHCGGERFHELLETEGIIPAPYLAKAYWVTLEGWDMLRSRAIEEELRQAHALIYEKLPKRVKTVLAMPEKERNKLIRERRKLLADKEKQKN, encoded by the coding sequence ATGATGGATAACGAACGCGTCCGGGCCTTTTGCATGGGGTTGCCGCATGTCACTGAAACGGTGAACTGGGGGCATCATCTCGTCTACTGGGTGGGCGACAAGGCCATCGGCGGCAAGATGTTTGCCATGACGAATCTGGACGGAATCGGGACGGGCGTTTTGTGGTTTCATTGCGGCGGGGAGCGCTTTCATGAGTTGCTGGAAACCGAAGGGATTATTCCCGCTCCGTACCTGGCTAAAGCATATTGGGTGACTCTCGAAGGCTGGGATATGCTGCGTTCGCGTGCGATTGAGGAAGAGCTGCGACAGGCTCATGCGCTGATTTACGAGAAGCTTCCGAAGCGCGTCAAGACGGTTCTAGCGATGCCGGAGAAGGAGCGTAACAAGCTCATTCGTGAACGCAGGAAGCTGTTGGCGGATAAGGAAAAGCAGAAAAACTAG
- a CDS encoding LpxI family protein — translation MPSELKLGLIAGNGRFPFLLLDAARAEGRQVVVAAIKEETDPEINERAARDVGITVHWLSLGELSKLIETFQRAGVRHAVMAGQVKHKQIFSSIRPDWRLAKLLLNLRTRNTDVLLGAVAKVLGDEGIELISSTAFLEPLLAQEGVLTDRSPNEEERKDIEYGLTVATGLASFDIGQTVVVAAQACVAVEAMEGTDASIERAGELMRTLNSEDAQDAASTLRRSLTVIKLPKPRQDMRFDVPVIGERTLETMIRAGASCLAIEAGRTLIFDREFLVRRAADAGIAIVAVAPRMTL, via the coding sequence GTGCCTTCTGAATTGAAGCTGGGGCTTATTGCCGGGAATGGCCGGTTTCCTTTTCTACTGCTGGATGCTGCGCGTGCCGAGGGACGGCAGGTGGTGGTCGCGGCGATCAAGGAAGAGACCGATCCGGAGATCAATGAGCGGGCTGCGCGGGATGTGGGCATTACGGTGCATTGGCTCTCGCTGGGTGAGCTGTCTAAATTGATTGAGACATTTCAGCGCGCCGGTGTTCGCCATGCGGTGATGGCCGGGCAGGTGAAGCACAAACAGATTTTTTCGAGCATTCGCCCGGACTGGCGCCTGGCGAAGCTGTTGCTGAATCTGCGAACGCGCAATACGGATGTACTGCTGGGCGCGGTGGCGAAGGTGCTGGGCGATGAAGGAATCGAGTTGATCTCTTCGACGGCCTTCCTGGAGCCGCTGCTGGCGCAGGAGGGCGTACTGACGGACCGCTCGCCGAACGAAGAAGAGCGCAAGGACATCGAATACGGGCTGACGGTTGCTACGGGGCTGGCCAGCTTCGATATCGGGCAGACGGTGGTGGTGGCCGCGCAAGCCTGTGTGGCCGTAGAGGCCATGGAAGGCACGGACGCGTCGATTGAGCGGGCGGGTGAGCTGATGCGTACCCTGAATTCCGAGGACGCGCAGGACGCTGCTTCTACGCTGCGGCGCAGCCTCACCGTGATCAAGTTGCCCAAACCCAGGCAGGATATGCGCTTTGATGTGCCAGTGATTGGGGAGCGCACGCTGGAGACGATGATCCGCGCCGGGGCGAGCTGCCTGGCGATTGAGGCGGGGCGTACACTCATCTTCGACAGGGAGTTCCTGGTTCGCAGAGCTGCAGATGCGGGGATCGCGATTGTTGCTGTTGCTCCGCGCATGACCCTATGA
- the fabZ gene encoding 3-hydroxyacyl-ACP dehydratase FabZ produces MTPEIKTLDIGQIMEFLPHRYPFLLIDRVVGFERSKRIIALKNVTINEPFFNGHFPGYPIMPGVLVVEAMAQAGCILLLSEVADREQKLVVFTGIEKAKFRRPITPGDQLRIEVDVLSFRPRAGRMEGKAYVDGKLACEATLTCAVVPRQRRAGPAEGSSSEAEPAAEAVTAE; encoded by the coding sequence ATGACGCCGGAAATCAAGACTCTCGATATTGGGCAGATCATGGAGTTTTTGCCGCATCGCTACCCGTTTTTACTGATCGACCGGGTGGTTGGATTTGAGCGCTCCAAACGGATCATTGCTCTTAAAAACGTAACCATCAATGAGCCATTTTTCAACGGACATTTCCCTGGCTATCCAATCATGCCGGGAGTGCTGGTGGTGGAGGCGATGGCCCAGGCTGGCTGCATTTTGCTGCTGTCAGAAGTGGCAGACCGGGAACAAAAGCTGGTGGTGTTTACCGGCATAGAGAAGGCCAAGTTTCGCCGACCGATTACGCCGGGGGATCAACTGCGCATCGAGGTCGATGTGCTGTCGTTCCGCCCACGCGCGGGGCGCATGGAAGGCAAGGCGTACGTGGATGGCAAGCTGGCCTGCGAGGCTACGCTGACCTGCGCGGTGGTGCCACGGCAACGCAGAGCGGGGCCAGCTGAGGGCAGTTCCTCGGAGGCTGAGCCAGCCGCGGAAGCGGTGACTGCGGAGTGA